In Ostrea edulis chromosome 10, xbOstEdul1.1, whole genome shotgun sequence, one genomic interval encodes:
- the LOC125666452 gene encoding uncharacterized protein LOC125666452 — protein MNRALFHFLKTSLALGLGLATIFLILNWSRSDDAVIQTKSIGYQQTSPSATYVPTTSPKIKRKPTKCGETDSDFNLSGIETVKPLIDRVSPKFRSKDLSCQEKNFPKPYAQLTAEENQRKQECIKNWNKDYNAGFGSFWTGTTQYIRHTHHTYLNADSTIFDIGGNKGEDADAMIKRYRPNNYLILEPIKTLYSNLVKKFKNDSKVELYNFGLARKNDKFYVNVWGNGGDATSVFAGNDDGGSCLLRVVNTTRFLLQAGVPCYEIDLITVNCEGCEFEIMEELIGSGMMNQFRHVQFATHPTLKHLLKPAERYCEIQEKLKRTHTMSYQYKWCWESWKRKDLV, from the coding sequence ATGAACAGAGCATTATTCCATTTTCTGAAAACTTCGTTAGCTTTGGGTCTAGGACTGGCTACAATCTTTCTAATCCTCAACTGGAGTAGATCGGATGATGCTGTCATTCAAACAAAATCTATCGGATATCAACAAACATCTCCATCGGCCACGTATGTTCCCACAACTAGCCCCAAAATAAAGAGAAAACCGACAAAATGCGGTGAAACAGATAGCGATTTCAACCTCTCTGGAATCGAGACCGTCAAACCGTTGATAGACCGAGTATCACCAAAATTCAGAAGCAAGGACCTGTCCTGCCAAGAAAAGAATTTTCCAAAACCATACGCTCAATTGACAGCAGAGGAAAATCAACGAAAACAGGAGTGTATAAAAAATTGGAATAAAGACTACAATGCTGGATTTGGGTCGTTTTGGACGGGAACCACGCAGTATATACGTCACACCCACCACACATATTTAAACGCAGAtagcaccatattcgatatcgGTGGAAACAAGGGTGAAGACGCAGATGCCATGATAAAAAGATACCGTCCTAACAATTACCTTATATTGGAGCCAATTAAGACGCTGTATTCCAATCTTGTTAAGAAGTTTAAAAATGACAGTAAAGTGGAATTGTATAACTTTGGCCTCGCTaggaaaaatgacaaattctaTGTCAATGTCTGGGGCAATGGTGGAGACGCGACTTCTGTTTTTGCGGGAAATGATGATGGCGGAAGTTGTTTACTGCGTGTTGTAAACACAACACGCTTTCTTCTGCAGGCTGGTGTTCCGTGTTACGAAATCGATCTAATTACAGTGAATTGCGAAGGGTGTGAGTTTGAAATAATGGAGGAACTTATAGGTAGCGGCATGATGAATCAATTTCGACACGTGCAATTTGCCACTCATCCTACTTTGAAACACCTTCTAAAGCCCGCAGAAAGATACTGCGAAATCCAGGAAAAACTAAAACGAACCCATACGATGTCCTACCAGTACAAATGGTGCTGGGAAAGTTGGAAGAGGAAAGATCTAGTATAA